Proteins encoded in a region of the Triticum dicoccoides isolate Atlit2015 ecotype Zavitan chromosome 3A, WEW_v2.0, whole genome shotgun sequence genome:
- the LOC119271186 gene encoding uncharacterized protein LOC119271186 encodes MGSLIGHVAPGAGFLLIGLWHLFNHIRLLALSPSSYVAPVWFPFPARGLRHLELILIIVGSSASIFMELFGSPRKHQPFDDDGTIPSVHLHNLEHASISLALLLFAAATLHMDRARAPMRDAVSQLVAAAALAQELLMFHLHSTDHMGVEGQFHWLLQAVIAVTLAATLL; translated from the coding sequence ATGGGGTCCCTCATCGGCCATGTTGCGCCGGGAGCCGGTTTCCTCCTCATCGGCCTGTGGCATCTCTTCAACCACATCCGTCTGCTGGCGCTGAGTCCCAGCTCCTACGTCGCGCCGGTCTGGTTCCCGTTCCCGGCGCGGGGCCTCCGGCACCTTGAGCTCATCCTCATCATCGTCGGGTCGTCGGCGTCCATCTTCATGGAGCTCTTCGGCAGCCCCAGGAAGCACCAACCGTTCGACGACGACGGCACCATCCCCTCCGTGCACCTCCACAACCTGGAGCACGCGTCCATCTCGCTCGCGCTGCTCCTCTTCGCCGCGGCCACCCTCCACATGGACAGGGCCCGGGCGCCCATGCGGGACGCCGTCTCGCAGCTGGTCGCCGCCGCGGCGCTCGCGCAGGAGCTGCTCATGTTCCACCTCCACTCCACGGACCACATGGGCGTGGAGGGGCAGTTCCACTGGCTGCTGCAGGCCGTCATCGCGGTCACGCTCGCCGCCACGCTGCTGTGA